The following proteins come from a genomic window of Zygotorulaspora mrakii chromosome 8, complete sequence:
- the GNA1 gene encoding glucosamine 6-phosphate N-acetyltransferase (similar to Saccharomyces cerevisiae GNA1 (YFL017C); ancestral locus Anc_8.58) — translation MVQGFSIRKIEPRDYLGVIAALNELTSVGTVDIEEFSRVIEYWKSCTVQDDIPVYNPYVVVDDATNDVAATGNLIIEQKLIHNCALCGHIEDIAVSAKFQGKKLGKFLIDYLTDTGLKAGCYKVILDCDEKNVKFYEKCGYSKAGVEMQIRE, via the coding sequence ATGGTACAAGGATTTTCCatcagaaaaattgaaccTAGGGACTACCTTGGTGTTATAGCGGCGCTAAACGAACTGACTAGTGTAGGTActgttgatattgaagaatttaGTCGGGTAATTGAGTACTGGAAATCGTGTACAGTCCAAGATGACATTCCGGTGTATAATCCCTACGTAGTAGTTGACGATGCAACGAACGACGTGGCAGCAACAGGTAACCTAATCATAGAACAGAAATTGATTCACAATTGCGCATTATGTGGCCACATAGAGGATATCGCAGTCTCTGCGAAATTTCaaggcaaaaaattggGTAAATTCCTAATTGATTACCTAACAGATACTGGATTAAAAGCCGGTTGTTACAAGGTAATACTAGATTGCGACGAAAAAAACGTTAAATTCTACGAAAAATGTGGTTATTCAAAGGCCGGCGTTGAGATGCAAATTCGCGAATAA
- the SMX2 gene encoding mRNA splicing protein SMX2 (similar to Saccharomyces cerevisiae SMX2 (YFL017W- A); ancestral locus Anc_8.57), producing the protein MVSAPELKRYVEKKVLLQLNASRKIAGILRGYDVFLNVVLDDAVEISRDGSSHTLGSQTVVRGNSIVSLEALDSIA; encoded by the coding sequence ATGGTTTCTGCGCCAGAATTGAAACGGTatgtggaaaaaaaagtgctATTGCAACTAAATGCTTCGCGCAAGATTGCAGGCATTCTTAGAGGCTATGATGTGTTTTTAAACGTAGTACTCGATGATGCTGTTGAAATAAGCAGGGATGGTTCAAGTCACACGCTGGGGAGTCAAACCGTGGTAAGAGGTAATTCGATCGTATCGCTGGAGGCGCTAGATAGTATAGCATAG
- the LPD1 gene encoding dihydrolipoyl dehydrogenase (similar to Saccharomyces cerevisiae LPD1 (YFL018C) and YPL017C; ancestral locus Anc_8.56) gives MLRSLINRRTFSSSALRLAAKKQHDVVVIGGGPGGYVAAIKAAQLGFDTACVEKRGRLGGTCLNVGCIPSKALLNNSHLYHQMKSDAKNRGIDVKGSVEINVEQFQKAKDTVVKQLTGGIEMLFKKNGVTYYNGNGSFEGEHSIKVTPVEGVEGTVKEESILEAKNIIVATGSEVTPFPGVTIDEERIVSSTGALSLKEIPKRLAIIGGGIIGLEMGSVYSRIGSKVTVVEFLPKIGASMDGEVATSTQKFLKKQGLDFKLNTKVISAERKGEVVQIAVENAKNGKQETIEADVLLVAIGRRPYVQGLNAEKIGLEVDKKGRLVIDENFSSKHSHIKVIGDVTFGPMLAHKAEEEGIAAAEILKTGHGHVNYNNIPSVMYSHPEVAWVGKTEEQLKEAGIKYKVGKFPFIANSRAKTNLDTEGFVKIIIDAETERLLGAHIIGPNAGEMIAEAGLALEYGASAEDVSRTCHAHPTLSEAFKEACLAAFDKPINF, from the coding sequence ATGCTAAGATCGCTTATCAACAGACGCACCTTTAGTTCCTCTGCTTTACGTTTAGCTGCGAAGAAACAGCATGATGTTGTGGTTATTGGAGGTGGTCCAGGTGGCTACGTTGCAGCAATTAAAGCAGCACAGTTAGGGTTCGATACGGCGTGTGTTGAGAAAAGAGGCAGACTTGGCGGTACGTGTTTGAATGTCGGTTGTATTCCTTCAAAGGCCTTGCTGAACAATTCGCATCTGTACCACCAGATGAAAAGTGACGCCAAGAATCGTGGTATCGATGTCAAGGGGTCAGTCGAGATTAACGTTGAACAGTTCCAAAAGGCTAAGGATACCGTGGTTAAACAGCTGACTGGTGGTATTGAGAtgcttttcaagaaaaatggcGTCACATATTATAACGGTAACGGTTCCTTCGAAGGTGAGCACAGTATTAAAGTTACGCCAGTGGAAGGTGTTGAGGGCACAGTCAAAGAGGAAAGCATCCTGGAGGCCAAAAACATCATTGTAGCAACTGGTTCAGAGGTCACTCCATTTCCAGGTGTCACGATTGATGAGGAGAGAATCGTTTCATCCACAGGtgctctttctttgaaggaaaTTCCTAAGAGATTGGCTATCATTGGTGGTGGTATCATTGGTCTTGAAATGGGTTCCGTCTACAGTCGTATTGGTTCGAAAGTTACTGTTGTTGAATTTCTACCAAAGATTGGTGCTTCCATGGATGGTGAAGTTGCAACTTCTacccaaaaatttttgaagaagcagGGTCTAGACTTCAAGTTGAACACTAAGGTTATCTCGGCTGAAAGAAAGGGTGAAGTTGTCCAAATCGCTGTTGAGAATGCCAAGAATGGTAAACAAGAAACTATTGAAGCCGATGTTTTACTAGTTGCTATTGGTAGAAGACCTTACGTGCAAGGACTAAATGCCGAAAAAATCGGATTGGAAGTCGATAAAAAGGGACGTCTCGTTATCGATGAGAACTTCAGTTCGAAGCACTCTCATATCAAAGTTATTGGTGATGTTACTTTTGGTCCAATGTTAGCTCATAAAGCGGAAGAGGAGGGTATCGCGGCCgctgaaattttgaaaactggACATGGCCATGTCAATTACAACAATATTCCATCAGTTATGTATTCACATCCAGAGGTTGCTTGGGTTGGTAAAACCGAAgagcaattgaaagaggCCGGTATTAAATACAAAGTAGGTAAATTTCCCTTTATTGCAAATTCAAGAGCAAAGACTAATTTAGACACTGAAGGTTTTgtcaaaatcatcattgATGCAGAAACTGAACGTCTATTAGGTGCTCATATTATTGGTCCAAATGCTGGTGAGATGATCGCAGAAGCTGGTCTTGCATTAGAATATGGTGCTTCCGCTGAAGATGTTTCAAGAACTTGTCATGCTCATCCAACCTTATCGGAAGCATTTAAAGAAGCATGCTTGGCTGCTTTCGACAAGCcaatcaatttttaa
- the GAT1 gene encoding Gat1p (similar to Saccharomyces cerevisiae GAT1 (YFL021W); ancestral locus Anc_8.55) — MTSRVIKDGNSIHYASKLQDAISDSSVEAIWKMYSMAKASLPYKDRMDNLTWRMLGMRMKSIHQQHKTPHVQTPVADTTKSNEFGHDFNYISHLKELNEKSPNEEIDVDMDYGVHDEGSNNNFFQDSINPLSTVLDDNITVPLSADPRENLQSHHHHYSSFSSHSQTVGFLTDTALHDQFNLFDNNSTTKELEQLDEHFGNEFSNSPAAMISDSSDSNLKDKNSLMTSEILGGQSSGTFFDETTANTPTIPNQSNFLDHFFPSSIQSVELPETAASANKDVSNFASVNNTPLPTPTSTKSNLSKKPNSTTTQPRRSSGVRKKPVSLRNIPSNASSTSLSSFNNDSNSTIGSLPNGSMKDNQNNKDTQCTNCHTKTTPLWRRDPIGNPLCNACGLFLKLHGVVRPLSLKTDIIKKRQRNNTSSTNNNSSNGTGSGTTSATTPSNNLSKQSKSSSPNFDELKPLRKSASNTSPHTIAKRKSATNLKKITSNSPMSSTGMVSNDIGILNNDLMRNADSSLLGHQPVERVSTPKEIRSFDFFESSMYSTTTTNNNTYHNNNNNTNTNTVDTTSRPSSMSTNSMNITNKSLGSPSLGSFDSGNEMGKKNSVSSSASVSTTPLRNDSNGSNRSPQKKVSSGVQHGTGNGNTNWEWLSLSL; from the coding sequence atgacGAGTAGGGTCATCAAGGATGGCAACAGCATTCATTATGCCTCAAAGTTGCAAGATGCCATAAGTGATTCGTCGGTGGAAGCCATCTGGAAGATGTATTCGATGGCGAAGGCATCTTTGCCATACAAGGATAGAATGGATAATTTGACGTGGAGGATGCTAGGCATGCGAATGAAGAGCATTCATCAGCAGCACAAGACTCCCCATGTCCAGACGCCAGTTGCCGACACGACCAAGAGTAACGAATTTGGGCATGATTTTAATTATATTTCACATTTGAAGGAACTGAATGAGAAGTCTCcaaatgaagaaatcgaCGTCGATATGGACTATGGAGTCCATGATGAGGGGAGTAAtaataatttttttcaggatTCAATCAACCCGCTGAGTACTGTATTGGATGATAACATTACTGTACCCCTTAGTGCGGATCCCAGGGAAAATCTACAgagtcatcatcatcactatAGCTCCTTCTCGAGCCATTCACAGACCGTCGGTTTCCTGACGGATACTGCATTGCATGATCAATTTAACCTTTTCGACAACAATTCGACCACTAAAGAATTGGAGCAACTCGATGAGCACTTTGGGAATGAGTTTTCTAATTCTCCTGCTGCTATGATAAGTGATTCGTCGGActcaaatttgaaagataaaaattCCTTAATGACTTCAGAGATTTTGGGGGGCCAGTCTTCAGGCACCTTCTTCGATGAAACAACAGCAAATACGCCAACCATACCCAATCAATCAAATTTCCTggaccatttttttccttcatcCATCCAATCCGTGGAGTTACCAGAAACAGCTGCAAGCGCTAATAAAGatgtttcaaattttgcgTCAGTAAATAACACTCCATTACCCACACCGACATCGACAAAATCTAATTTATCTAAGAAACCAAATTCGACAACAACGCAACCAAGAAGAAGTTCAGGCGTGCGCAAAAAACCAGTGTCCTTGAGAAACATACCCTCTAATGCATCTTCGACATCCTTATCGTCTTTTAACAATGATAGTAACTCTACAATAGGTTCCCTACCGAATGGTTCAATGAAGGATAAccaaaataataaagataCACAATGTACAAATTGTCATACAAAGACGACGCCCCTTTGGAGAAGAGATCCCATTGGAAATCCTCTTTGTAATGCATGTGGGTTATTCTTAAAACTTCATGGTGTTGTTAGACCGTTATCCTTGAAGACGGATATCATCAAGAAGAGACAAAGAAATAATACTTCAAGcacaaataataatagcAGTAACGGCACTGGTTCAGGTACAACGAGCGCGACAACACCAAGTAATAATTTAAGCAAACAATCCAAATCGTCGAgtccaaattttgatgaattgaaaccATTGAGAAAATCAGCCTCAAATACCAGTCCTCACACAATAGCGAAAAGGAAATCAGcaacaaatttgaaaaagataacTTCAAATTCACCAATGTCAAGTACTGGAATGGTATCAAATGACATTggtattttgaataatgatTTAATGAGAAACGCTGATAGTTCATTACTGGGGCATCAACCAGTTGAACGGGTTTCAACACCTAAGGAAATTAGaagttttgattttttcgAAAGTTCAATGTACAGTACTACTACTACTAATAATAATACTTAtcataataataacaacaaTACTAACACTAATACAGTTGATACAACTAGCAGACCTAGTTCAATGAGCACAAATTCTATGAATATAACAAATAAGAGTCTAGGATCACCATCACTGGGTAGTTTTGATTCTGGGAATGAAATGGGTAAGAAAAACTCAGTTTCATCGTCAGCATCAGTATCAACGACGCCACTGAGGAATGACAGTAATGGTAGTAATCGAAGTCCTCAGAAAAAAGTTAGTTCAGGAGTTCAACATGGGACTGGTAACGGTAATACAAATTGGGAATGGCTAAGCCTAAGCCTTTAA
- the FCF2 gene encoding Fcf2p (similar to Saccharomyces cerevisiae FCF2 (YLR051C); ancestral locus Anc_8.54) yields MDAGVESLFGQLKAALNKPAETSSGALKEDKSRGWDQLDVLSMEDEQETKRQQRFEKIEKSLRKLPKLNDEFDKMATETKNAARHTTVKNTDVENTGAKRAQAAEDWFTLPKPDGEMLAKAQRDLVLIKHRSALDPKRHYKKDRWKVPERFAIGTIVENKTEFFSSRMTNKERKSTILESLMSDKDTTGYFKRKYAEIQVKKTSGKKAHYKKMKSMRHR; encoded by the coding sequence ATGGACGCTGGAGTGGAAAGTCTTTTTGGACAACTGAAAGCAGCGCTCAATAAGCCGGCTGAAACAAGTTCAGGTGCTTTGAAAGAGGATAAGAGCCGCGGATGGGACCAACTAGATGTGCTTTCGATGGAAGATGAACAGGAGACCAAGAGACAGCagagatttgaaaaaattgaaaagagtcTGAGAAAGTTGCCAAAGCTGAATGATGAGTTCGACAAGATGGCAACGGAGACTAAAAATGCAGCTAGACACACTACTGTTAAGAACACAGACGTCGAGAATACAGGGGCCAAAAGGGCACAAGCTGCCGAAGATTGGTTCACTCTGCCAAAGCCCGACGGAGAAATGCTCGCCAAAGCGCAGCGCGATCTCGTGCTGATCAAGCATCGTAGTGCACTAGATCCCAAGAGACACTACAAGAAAGACCGCTGGAAAGTTCCCGAGAGATTTGCCATTGGCACGATCGTAGAGAACAAGACTGAGTTCTTCAGTTCAAGAATGACCAATAAAGAGCGTAAGTCTACCATCCTGGAATCACTCATGAGCGACAAGGACACCACCGGCTATTTCAAGAGAAAGTACGCTGAAATTCAAGTGAAGAAGACCAGCGGTAAGAAAGCCCACTATaagaagatgaaatctATGCGCCACCGCTGA
- the IES3 gene encoding Ies3p (similar to Saccharomyces cerevisiae IES3 (YLR052W); ancestral locus Anc_8.53) — protein sequence MVRNSGNMDSLRDDKQLEYAFRAVKRYHENKVPDFLDKDSHNKKLTGGTASEGNGGNGGSHSQMSNNNKRHIINVDDTSKINYEMIKNTPGNLSSIRTENGARVNNVAQLTDTEVNLVKTKMYKNKLYEQNDEYLEAVRQKIKQMSTSAEGSTDDGTDGEVDEHALGTQHEWLSQIQESLVGQYESLINEEKKWFVLKELLLDANAEFDLYSSQDEKRTIVKLGSMSLPINSNANTLIFNRTKRPRNRNIV from the coding sequence ATGGTGAGAAACAGCGGCAATATGGATTCTTTACGTGACGATAAACAGTTGGAATATGCCTTCAGGGCAGTGAAACGGTACCATGAGAATAAAGTCCCGGATTTTCTCGATAAGGACTCGCATAACAAGAAATTGACAGGAGGGACTGCGAGCGAAGGCAATGGCGGCAACGGGGGAAGTCATTCACAGATGtccaacaacaacaaacgacacatcatcaatgtcgATGACACCTCTAAGATTAACTACGAGATGATAAAGAACACGCCGGGGAATTTGAGCTCAATTAGAACTGAGAACGGTGCCAGGGTGAACAATGTGGCGCAACTGACGGATACAGAGGTCAATTTGGTCAAGACCAAGATGTACAAGAACAAGCTATATGAACAGAATGATGAGTATCTGGAAGCTGTCAGGCAGAAAATCAAGCAAATGAGTACATCCGCAGAGGGCAGCACCGATGATGGAACAGACGGTGAGGTAGATGAACATGCACTGGGCACCCAGCACGAATGGCTATCACAGATACAGGAGTCCCTTGTAGGCCAGTACGAGTCGCTTATCAATgaggagaaaaaatggttCGTACTTAAGGAATTGCTGCTGGACGCAAATGCAGAATTTGATCTGTACAGTTCTCAGGACGAGAAAAGAACAATCGTGAAACTGGGCTCTATGAGCTTGCCCATAAATTCCAATGCCAATACACTGATATTCAACAGGACTAAGAGGCCGAGAAACAGAAACATAGTTTAG
- the FRS2 gene encoding phenylalanine--tRNA ligase subunit alpha (similar to Saccharomyces cerevisiae FRS2 (YFL022C); ancestral locus Anc_8.52), with protein sequence MSAFQLDVLQQLNALGKIDSTLATFPKEDPQDILSALSSLNAHGKIEYTRKDSIQYDLSEEGKDILANGSHEMKLVQLIKDFGKLKIKDVNEKLGPKGKVGQARAFKNGWIVKSKENELELSDKLQGGVNPSDETKELLHKIVDKKDSEINAKVLADLKKRKLIVPKKVTDFVIVKGNDFSLDLNKLETDITADMIVSGSYKDLKFKPYNFNSKGLPVQSGALHPLNKVREEFRQIFFSMGFTEMPTSQYVETGFWNFDALYVPQQHPARDLQDTFYIKDPSKSDLPEDRTYIENIKAVHENGKFDSIGYRYDWKEEECKKLVLRTHTTAISAKMLHELSKDPKPTRLFSIDRVFRNEAVDATHLAEFHQVEGVLADYNITLGGLISFMEEFFAKMGVTGLRFKPTYNPYTEPSMEIYSWHEGLGKWVEIGNSGMFRPEMLEPMGLPRDLRVLGWGLSLERPTMIKYKVQNIRELLGHKVSLDFIENNPAARLDEDLYT encoded by the coding sequence ATGTCTGCATTTCAGTTGGACGTGCTGCAACAGTTAAATGCCTTGGGAAAAATCGATTCAACTCTAGCGACCTTTCCAAAAGAGGATCCACAAGACATTTTGTCAGCTTTGAGCTCTTTAAATGCGCACGGCAAAATCGAGTACACTAGAAAAGACTCTATTCAATATGATTTGAGCGAAGAGGGTAAGGATATCTTGGCCAACGGGTCACATGAAATGAAACTAGTTCAGCTAATCAAAGACTTCGGTAAGTTGAAAATTAAAGATGTCAACGAAAAGTTAGGACCAAAGGGGAAGGTTGGCCAAGCGCGTGCTTTCAAAAACGGTTGGATTGTTAAGAGTAAAGAAAACGAACTAGAACTAAGTGACAAATTACAGGGTGGTGTAAACCCAAGTGATGAGACAAAGGAACTTTTGCATAAAATCGTTGATAAGAAAGATTCTGAAATCAATGCTAAAGTTTTGGCTgacttgaagaaaaggaagttGATTGTACCCAAAAAAGTGACAGATTTCGTTATTGTGAAAGgtaatgatttttctttagaTCTGAACAAATTAGAAACTGATATCACAGCTGATATGATTGTCAGTGGTTCTTACAAAGATCTGAAGTTCAAGCCTTACAACTTCAACTCCAAAGGTTTACCAGTTCAGTCAGGTGCCCTACATCCATTGAACAAAGTTAGAGAGGAGTTCAgacaaattttcttctcaatGGGATTCACTGAAATGCCAACAAGTCAATATGTTGAAACCggtttttggaattttgaTGCTCTATATGTTCCTCAACAACATCCTGCGCGTGATCTTCAGGATACTTTCTATATTAAGGatccttcaaaatctgaCCTACCAGAGGATAGAACATATATTGAGAATATCAAAGCTGTTcatgaaaatggtaaatttgattcaatAGGTTACAGATATGATTGGAAAGAGGAAGAATGTAAAAAATTAGTCCTTAGAACTCACACAACAGCAATTTCTGCGAAGATGCTACACGAATTATCAAAGGATCCAAAGCCTACAAGATTGTTTTCCATCGATCGTGTTTTCCGTAATGAAGCAGTTGATGCAACACATTTGGCTGAATTTCATCAGGTTGAAGGTGTATTAGCTGATTACAATATCACTTTAGGTGGACTGATTAGTTTCATGGAGGAGTTTTTCGCTAAGATGGGTGTCACAGGTTTACGTTTCAAACCAACATATAACCCATACACTGAACCATCGATGGAAATTTACTCGTGGCATGAAGGTCTTGGTAAATGGGTCGAAATCGGTAACTCTGGTATGTTCAGACCAGAAATGTTGGAACCAATGGGTTTGCCAAGGGACTTAAGAGTCTTGGGTTGGGGTTTATCTCTGGAAAGGCCAACTATGATTAAATATAAAGTGCAAAATATAAGAGAATTGCTTGGTCATAAAGTTTCCCTAGATTTCATTGAGAATAATCCAGCTGCAAGATTAGATGAAGACTTATATACTTGA
- the OSW2 gene encoding Osw2p (similar to Saccharomyces cerevisiae OSW2 (YLR054C); ancestral locus Anc_8.50), with translation MLNNQLVCLIVGETANTQFLSWRLSLGNSFLILVSQYVPSDGLVGWKSSKLGANFYTPNIFTKDVKELSSRLINAADGSCKYSIDIMIIAGISIESVKLNCLELSKFVTKETCILISADFGCELEEIVSRNIGNECNCILSISCDVECRQLSSGSYALVNDDNCRVYFGITYTSKNYADDDTLLNNEVKFHKEMNDKDSSLNSMIEKLTATPWIKVKKFNDSQKMAIKMWESIIPKISLNILSIIYEQFDYDLMLQDKSIETMFKDLVRELFEICTAQCHAEVVEYLLPPGNENERINFDSIIEHCRKKKIELITSTAHEYPEYLSLPFEPYCFYHRFEYPAQILLYQPISLAKKYSVTCSNLNFLFGFYSRLLSLSGLSIKGGRIERDVTHFDQLISSSSSESIDEASRSEGKSRKKSAGKRNSDYFNFGFSMSLPTGTNQGLPKNVEAQYTNGLSVPPNTKSSQSDEYRNAEDASSDEEQNDLQDNLALTTGSMFNIAHRDICKGKTAHNRTDINRSHASFNSMQPPLTSQSILDDMGIMSAQQYEKISLQNPFCKSETSLTFNHSNSRGVYSTADSLRRPITTSGLEIQLRKGHNLIVKEYQDLQNKLYNFEISKEKESSNERRLKYAHMENKLWKFQRSLNIYNGKIPRPNTGDYEDLLDHIEILTHNSPIDVLKCTTGRYGGVDLFTSLQAGGESSSNLNLKNTRSSQQKHNNQQVNPSFHTIASFRSQKRIPSDEQLKSSSAS, from the exons ATGCTAAACAATCAATTAGTTTGCTTGATAG TTGGTGAAACCGCTAATACTCAATTTTTAAGCTGGAGACTTAGCTTGGGTAACtcttttttaattttggtATCCCAGTATGTTCCAAGTGATGGACTTGTTGGTTGGAAATCCTCGAAGCTAGGTGCCAACTTTTACACGCCAAATATATTCACCAAAGATGTCAAAGAGCTCTCTTCTAGACTTATCAACGCAGCTGATGGTTCTTGTAAGTACTCCATAGATATTATGATAATTGCTGGCATATCAATAGAGTCAGTCAAGCTCAACTGCCTTGAACTATCCAAATTTGTCACGAAAGAGACGTGCATTTTAATCAGTGCTGATTTTGGTTGCGAATTAGAGGAAATTGTTTCCCGCAATATTGGCAACGAATGCAATTGCATCTTATCTATCTCATGCGATGTTGAATGTAGACAATTGTCCTCGGGATCGTACGCATTAGTTAATGACGACAACTGCCGAGTTTATTTTGGAATAACATACACATCAAAGAATTATGCTGATGATGACACACTTCTAAATAATGAAGTGAAATTCCAcaaagaaatgaatgaCAAAGATAGTAGTTTGAATAGCATGATCGAAAAATTGACCGCCACGCCTTGGATAAAAGTTAAGAAGTTTAATGATTCTCaaaaaatggcaataaAGATGTGGGAATCCATAATTCCAAAGATTTCGTTGAACATTCTGTCAATTATCTACGAGCAATTCGATTACGATTTAATGTTACAGGACAAAAGTATTGAAACAATGTTCAAAGACCTCGTCAGAGAgttatttgaaatatgtaCAGCTCAATGTCACGCAGAGGTGGTTGAATACTTATTACCTCCtggaaatgaaaatgagagaATAAACTTTGACAGCATCATTGAACattgcagaaaaaaaaaaatagagcTCATAACGAGCACTGCTCATGAGTATCCTGAATATTTATCTCTACCCTTTGAACCATACTGTTTCTATCACAGATTTGAATATCCCGCTCAAATACTTCTTTACCAGCCAATTTCATTGGCCAAAAAGTATAGTGTTACATGCTCAaatctgaattttttgtttggaTTTTATTCAAGACTGCTTTCCCTCAGCGGATTATCTATAAAAGGAGGCAGAATTGAGCGTGATGTAACACATTTCGATCAATTGATatcttcgtcatcatcagaatcaattgatgaagcaTCCCGTTCAGAAGGTAAATCTAGAAAAAAATCCGCTGGGAAGAGAAATTCAgattatttcaattttggatTCTCTATGTCGCTACCCACCGGAACAAATCAAGGTTTGCccaaaaatgttgaagCTCAATACACCAATGGCCTGAGTGTCCCACCTAACACTAAAAGCTCTCAAAGTGATGAGTACCGTAACGCAGAAGATGCCAGTTCAGATGAGGAACAAAATGACTTGCAAGATAATTTGGCCTTAACCACAGGATCAATGTTTAACATAGCTCACCGTGATATTTGTAAGGGAAAAACTGCCCACAACCGCACAGACATAAACAGAAGTCATGCCTCATTCAATAGCATGCAACCACCTCTAACATCACAGTCAATACTTGATGACATGGGTATCATGTCAGCACAGCAATACGAAAAGATTAGTTTACAAAATCCATTCTGCAAATCTGAGACGTCTCTAACTTTCAACCATAGTAATTCGAGAGGAGTGTACAGTACTGCCGACTCCTTAAGAAGGCCAATCACCACGAGTGGTCTTGAAATCCAACTAAGAAAAGGCCATAACCTCATTGTCAAAGAGTATCAAGACTTGCAAAACAAGCTctacaattttgaaatttctaaaGAAAAGGAGTCCTCCAACGAAAGGAGACTCAAATATGCACACATGGAAAACAAACTAtggaaatttcaaagatcaCTCAACATTTACAACGGAAAAATCCCTCGTCCGAATACAGGAGATTACGAAGATCTACTCGATCACATTGAAATACTAACTCACAATAGCCCCATAGACGTCCTAAAGTGCACGACTGGTAGATATGGTGGAGTGGATCTTTTTACATCTCTTCAAGCTGGCGGGGAATCCAGCAGCAATCTGAATCTCAAAAACACCAGATCTTCGCAGCAGAAACACAACAATCAGCAGGTAAACCCAAGTTTTCACACAATTGCATCCTTTAGaagccaaaaaagaatccCATCAGATGAACAACTAAAATCCAGCTCTGCTTCTTAA